A region from the Clavibacter sp. A6099 genome encodes:
- a CDS encoding cation:proton antiporter has translation MHHGLDLIVLGLLFVLAYAFGQLGKRIGLPAIPIYMLVGLLASPSVDWFPLDFASGDIELIAVFGLILLLFNLGLEFDQDEFFGNAGKLIISGGSYVLINMGVGFAFGFALGWGTREALIIAGMTATSSSAIVTKLLIELNRLANDETPMILGVTVVEDIFIAVYLAIVSVVLSGQTEPWAVVGQLAVSFAFLVVMFTVARKGGAFLSRFMRTRDVELFTVLFFGLAILFGGIGEVLGVTDAIGAFLIGLVLGATRVRNRIEQIAIPLRDVFGAFFFLNFGLALDPGEFPTVLVPVLLAVLMTVVLNIIAGQFVAWLNGHGAQAGINTAFILQNRGEFALILATLSLSAGLDERIQPFAGLYVLVMAIMGPLLAANSVRIGTAVLPTRYRSATKRAAEKAGRDAERAGALALFEAAERGEQVPADAFDDGLAVAGPRPGTVARGVTPGTGPEAEGALDARRGADEDAGDAGSAAGPRPDRRAEQAGQQSDHDTWRPPTREREPDY, from the coding sequence GTGCACCACGGCCTCGACCTCATCGTCCTCGGCCTGCTGTTCGTCCTCGCCTACGCGTTCGGCCAGCTCGGCAAGCGCATCGGCCTGCCCGCGATCCCCATCTACATGCTCGTCGGCCTCCTCGCGAGCCCGAGCGTCGACTGGTTCCCGCTCGACTTCGCCTCGGGCGACATCGAGCTGATCGCCGTCTTCGGCCTGATCCTCCTGCTGTTCAACCTCGGGCTGGAGTTCGACCAGGACGAGTTCTTCGGCAACGCCGGCAAGCTCATCATCTCGGGCGGCTCGTACGTCCTCATCAACATGGGCGTCGGGTTCGCGTTCGGGTTCGCGCTCGGCTGGGGCACCCGCGAGGCGCTCATCATCGCGGGCATGACGGCGACGTCCTCGAGCGCCATCGTCACCAAGCTGCTCATCGAGCTGAACCGCCTGGCCAACGACGAGACGCCCATGATCCTGGGCGTCACCGTGGTCGAGGACATCTTCATCGCCGTCTACCTCGCCATCGTGTCGGTCGTGCTGAGCGGGCAGACCGAGCCGTGGGCGGTGGTGGGCCAGCTGGCGGTGTCGTTCGCCTTCCTCGTCGTGATGTTCACGGTCGCGCGGAAGGGCGGCGCGTTCCTGTCGCGGTTCATGCGCACGCGCGACGTCGAGCTGTTCACGGTCCTGTTCTTCGGCCTCGCGATCCTCTTCGGCGGCATCGGCGAGGTGCTCGGCGTCACGGACGCGATCGGCGCCTTCCTCATCGGGCTGGTCCTCGGCGCTACCCGGGTGCGCAACCGCATCGAGCAGATCGCGATCCCGCTGCGCGACGTGTTCGGCGCGTTCTTCTTCCTCAACTTCGGCCTGGCGCTGGATCCGGGGGAGTTCCCCACCGTGCTCGTCCCGGTGCTCCTCGCGGTGCTCATGACGGTGGTGCTCAACATCATCGCCGGGCAGTTCGTCGCCTGGCTCAACGGACACGGAGCGCAGGCCGGCATCAACACGGCGTTCATCCTGCAGAACCGGGGCGAGTTCGCGCTCATCCTCGCGACGCTGTCGCTGTCGGCGGGGCTCGACGAGCGGATCCAGCCGTTCGCGGGCCTCTACGTGCTGGTGATGGCGATCATGGGGCCGCTCCTCGCCGCGAACTCGGTGCGCATCGGCACCGCCGTGCTGCCCACGAGGTACCGCTCCGCCACGAAGCGCGCGGCCGAGAAGGCCGGGCGCGACGCGGAGCGGGCCGGCGCGCTCGCCCTGTTCGAGGCCGCCGAGCGCGGCGAGCAGGTGCCGGCCGACGCCTTCGACGACGGCCTGGCGGTGGCGGGGCCCCGACCGGGCACCGTGGCGCGCGGCGTGACGCCGGGCACCGGCCCCGAGGCGGAGGGCGCCCTCGACGCCCGGCGCGGGGCGGACGAAGACGCCGGCGACGCAGGGAGCGCCGCGGGCCCGCGGCCCGACCGCCGCGCCGAGCAGGCCGGGCAGCAGTCCGACCACGACACCTGGAGACCACCCACCCGCGAACGGGAACCCGACTACTGA
- a CDS encoding cation:proton antiporter regulatory subunit, with product MAEVRRVKLPGVGVLHTFITDDGGKVGVIAHRSGHSDLITFSEEQDGPDTQKVSLRLSEDEAHTLAELLGGTRITESLDKLDQIPGLSIDWFTVDYDDHIAGQALGNLASRGVVGLTVVAVVRGESANPAPSDDFTVYPGDTLVVAGSPEKVAKAFAFYRTGEFPHRPAPGSAPDGG from the coding sequence ATGGCGGAGGTCCGTCGCGTCAAGCTGCCGGGTGTCGGCGTGCTGCACACCTTCATCACCGACGACGGGGGCAAGGTCGGCGTCATCGCCCACCGCTCCGGCCACAGCGACCTGATCACCTTCTCCGAGGAGCAGGACGGGCCCGACACGCAGAAGGTGTCGCTCCGTCTCAGCGAGGACGAGGCGCACACGCTCGCGGAGCTGCTCGGCGGCACGCGCATCACGGAGTCCCTCGACAAGCTCGACCAGATCCCCGGCCTCAGCATCGACTGGTTCACGGTCGACTACGACGACCACATCGCCGGCCAGGCGCTCGGCAACCTCGCGTCGCGCGGCGTCGTCGGGCTCACGGTCGTGGCGGTCGTCCGCGGCGAGTCCGCCAACCCCGCGCCGTCCGACGACTTCACCGTGTACCCGGGCGACACGCTCGTCGTCGCCGGATCCCCCGAGAAGGTCGCCAAGGCCTTCGCGTTCTACCGGACGGGCGAGTTCCCGCACCGCCCCGCGCCCGGCTCCGCGCCGGACGGAGGGTAG
- a CDS encoding GuaB3 family IMP dehydrogenase-related protein, whose amino-acid sequence MSDVEIGRAKRARRVYAFDDIAIVPSRRTRDPQDVSVTWSIDAYQFEIPFLAAPMDSVVSPATAIAMGRFGGLGVLDLEGLWTRYEHPERLLEEIRSLPPESATARMQQIYAEPIKPELITARIAEIRAAGVVVAAALSPQRTADHYETVVAAGVDLFVIRGTTVSAEHVSKGAAPLNLKKFIYELDVPVIVGGAATYTAALHLMRTGAAGVLVGFGGGAASTTRSTLGIHAPMATALSDVAGARRDYMDESGGRYVHVIADGGLGSSGDIVKAIAVGADAVMLGSTLARATDAPGQGFHWGAEAHHSELPRGHRVRVDQVAPLEQILYGPSTTADGSANLVGALRRAMATTGYSDLKEFQRVEVVVAPYGK is encoded by the coding sequence GTGAGTGATGTAGAGATCGGCCGCGCCAAGCGGGCCCGCCGTGTGTACGCGTTCGACGACATCGCCATCGTCCCGTCCCGTCGCACGCGCGACCCGCAGGACGTGTCGGTCACGTGGTCGATCGATGCGTACCAGTTCGAGATCCCGTTCCTCGCGGCCCCCATGGACTCCGTGGTCTCCCCGGCGACGGCCATCGCGATGGGGCGCTTCGGCGGCCTCGGCGTCCTCGACCTCGAGGGCCTCTGGACCCGGTACGAGCACCCCGAGCGCCTGCTCGAGGAGATCCGCTCGCTGCCGCCCGAGTCGGCCACTGCCCGCATGCAGCAGATCTACGCGGAGCCGATCAAGCCCGAGCTCATCACGGCGCGCATCGCGGAGATCCGCGCGGCCGGCGTCGTCGTCGCCGCGGCCCTCTCGCCCCAGCGCACCGCCGACCACTACGAGACCGTGGTCGCGGCAGGCGTCGACCTCTTCGTCATCCGCGGCACCACCGTCTCGGCGGAGCACGTCTCCAAGGGCGCGGCCCCGCTCAACCTCAAGAAGTTCATCTACGAGCTCGACGTGCCGGTCATCGTCGGAGGCGCGGCCACCTACACGGCGGCCCTGCACCTCATGCGCACGGGCGCGGCCGGCGTGCTCGTCGGATTCGGCGGGGGAGCGGCGTCGACGACCCGCTCGACCCTGGGGATCCACGCGCCCATGGCCACCGCGCTCTCCGACGTCGCGGGCGCTCGCCGCGACTACATGGACGAGTCCGGCGGTCGCTACGTGCACGTCATCGCCGACGGCGGCCTCGGCAGCTCGGGCGACATCGTCAAGGCCATCGCGGTCGGCGCCGACGCGGTCATGCTCGGATCCACGCTCGCCCGCGCGACCGACGCGCCCGGCCAGGGCTTCCACTGGGGCGCCGAGGCGCACCACTCCGAGCTGCCCCGCGGCCACCGCGTGCGCGTCGACCAGGTCGCGCCTCTCGAGCAGATCCTCTACGGCCCGTCCACCACGGCCGACGGCAGCGCCAACCTGGTCGGTGCCCTCCGTCGGGCGATGGCGACCACCGGCTACTCCGACCTCAAAGAGTTCCAGCGCGTCGAGGTGGTCGTCGCGCCGTACGGCAAGTAG
- a CDS encoding SURF1 family cytochrome oxidase biogenesis protein, with protein MTHASDPRSDAAPRPDAEPAGSGPGGPGVPDAPGPSVGQVARRPRSLALLALALVIAAGFAALGQWQLARAVESGVVIERDTETALPLGTLVAPQGYVTDTSAGHMVTVQGSLVPGDFVVVSDRLNSGRTGAWVVGHLSITDDGGPADAAPGALPASVPVALGWSATDGEAAGVAAQLNAGDGSPTGVQDVIGRFLPSEQPEPSGEGQDPQRMTRLSTAALVNLWPGDVGDVYNGFIVASTPVAGLTAIDSPPPSEAVQLNWLNIFYAAEWAVFAIFAIVIWYRTVRDTWTREQPGYREDDDEDDDDEPLPEGDRDDPVGAPGRGSRADADR; from the coding sequence ATGACGCACGCATCCGACCCCCGCTCCGACGCCGCCCCGCGTCCCGACGCCGAGCCCGCGGGATCCGGCCCGGGCGGACCCGGCGTGCCGGACGCCCCCGGCCCCTCCGTCGGCCAGGTCGCCCGGCGCCCCCGCTCCCTCGCGCTGCTGGCGCTCGCGCTCGTCATCGCCGCGGGCTTCGCGGCGCTCGGGCAATGGCAGCTGGCGCGCGCGGTCGAGTCGGGCGTCGTCATCGAGCGCGACACCGAGACGGCGCTGCCGCTCGGCACGCTGGTCGCGCCGCAGGGATACGTCACCGACACGTCCGCCGGGCACATGGTCACCGTCCAGGGGTCGCTCGTCCCCGGCGACTTCGTCGTCGTCTCCGACCGCCTCAACTCCGGCCGCACCGGCGCCTGGGTCGTCGGCCACCTCTCCATCACGGACGACGGCGGCCCGGCGGATGCGGCGCCCGGCGCGCTGCCCGCCAGCGTGCCCGTCGCGCTCGGCTGGTCCGCGACCGACGGGGAGGCGGCGGGCGTCGCTGCGCAGCTGAACGCGGGCGACGGATCCCCGACGGGGGTCCAGGACGTCATCGGCCGCTTCCTCCCGAGCGAGCAGCCCGAGCCTTCAGGCGAGGGCCAGGACCCCCAGCGCATGACGCGGCTGAGCACGGCCGCGCTCGTCAACCTCTGGCCGGGCGACGTGGGCGACGTCTACAACGGCTTCATCGTCGCGTCGACCCCGGTCGCCGGCCTCACGGCGATCGACTCGCCGCCCCCGAGCGAGGCCGTGCAGCTCAACTGGCTGAACATCTTCTACGCGGCGGAGTGGGCGGTGTTCGCGATCTTCGCGATCGTCATCTGGTACCGCACCGTCCGCGACACCTGGACGCGCGAGCAGCCCGGCTACCGCGAGGACGACGACGAGGACGACGACGACGAGCCGCTCCCCGAGGGCGACCGCGACGACCCCGTCGGCGCCCCCGGACGCGGGAGCCGCGCAGACGCCGACCGGTAG
- a CDS encoding DUF3817 domain-containing protein: MAYGLKRSDVPQIRRVLGFYRVMAFITGAFLLLLVVEMGIKYLPGFQFVDGSLQYLAGAGYELELNGPSGFLALSPADTLTGTNLSLLIQIVHGNIYVVYLISDFLLWQKMRWSFTRFILIAAGGVVPFLSFIVEARIARRVREVIAKLEAPRRASASADDRDDADPRPIDPTTTTEATT; the protein is encoded by the coding sequence ATGGCCTACGGACTCAAGCGCTCCGACGTCCCGCAGATCCGGAGGGTCCTCGGCTTCTACCGCGTCATGGCGTTCATCACCGGCGCGTTCCTCCTCCTCCTCGTCGTGGAGATGGGCATCAAGTACCTCCCCGGCTTCCAGTTCGTCGACGGATCGCTGCAGTACCTGGCCGGCGCCGGCTACGAGCTCGAGCTGAACGGTCCCTCCGGCTTCCTCGCGCTGTCGCCCGCGGACACGCTCACGGGCACGAACCTGAGCCTCCTGATCCAGATCGTCCACGGCAACATCTACGTGGTCTACCTCATCAGCGACTTCCTGCTCTGGCAGAAGATGCGCTGGTCGTTCACCCGCTTCATCCTCATCGCCGCGGGCGGCGTCGTGCCGTTCCTCTCCTTCATCGTCGAGGCGCGCATCGCCCGCCGCGTGCGGGAGGTCATCGCGAAGCTCGAGGCGCCCCGCCGCGCGAGCGCGTCCGCCGACGACCGCGACGACGCGGACCCCCGACCCATCGACCCGACCACCACCACGGAGGCCACCACTTGA
- the guaA gene encoding glutamine-hydrolyzing GMP synthase has translation MSVDNPTNQRPVLVVDFGAQYAQLIARRVREANVYSEIVPSTITAEEIRAKDPSGIVLSGGPSSVYEEGSPGLDEGILELGVPVLGICYGFQVMARALGGEVAHTGAREYGSTAVTLTPGSTLLDGQPDDQTVWMSHGDSVSKAPEGFEVLASSASTPVAAFASDERRLYGVQWHPEVKHSAHGQAVLENFLHRAAGIPGDWNSGNVIAEQVERIRAQVGDARVICGLSGGVDSAVAAAIVHRAVGDQLTCVFVDHGLLRQDERRQVEEDYVAATGVRLVTVDAADQFLDGLAGVTDPEAKRKIIGREFIRSFEGAAEALVLEAKADGEPIRFLVQGTLYPDVVESGGGTGTANIKSHHNVGGLPEDLKFELVEPLRTLFKDEVRAIGRELGLPEVIVGRQPFPGPGLGIRIVGEVTGERLELLRKADAIARAELTAAGLDGEIWQCPVVLLADVRSVGVQGDGRTYGHPIVLRPVSSEDAMTADWTRLPYDVLARISNRITNEVDGVNRVVLDVTSKPPGTIEWE, from the coding sequence TTGAGCGTCGACAACCCCACGAACCAGCGCCCCGTACTCGTCGTCGACTTCGGCGCCCAGTACGCGCAGCTGATCGCCCGCCGCGTCCGCGAGGCCAACGTCTACTCGGAGATCGTGCCGTCCACGATCACGGCCGAGGAGATCCGCGCGAAGGACCCGTCCGGCATCGTCCTGAGCGGCGGCCCGTCGAGCGTCTACGAGGAGGGCTCGCCCGGCCTCGACGAGGGGATCCTCGAGCTCGGCGTCCCCGTCCTCGGCATCTGCTACGGCTTCCAGGTCATGGCCCGCGCGCTCGGCGGCGAGGTCGCGCACACGGGCGCCCGCGAGTACGGATCCACCGCCGTCACGCTCACGCCAGGCAGCACCCTGCTCGACGGCCAGCCCGACGACCAGACCGTGTGGATGAGCCACGGCGACTCCGTGTCGAAGGCGCCCGAGGGCTTCGAGGTCCTCGCCTCCAGCGCGTCCACGCCCGTCGCCGCCTTCGCGAGCGACGAGCGCCGCCTCTACGGCGTGCAGTGGCACCCCGAGGTCAAGCACTCCGCGCACGGCCAGGCCGTGCTCGAGAACTTCCTGCACCGCGCCGCCGGCATCCCCGGCGACTGGAACAGCGGCAACGTCATCGCCGAGCAGGTCGAACGGATCCGCGCCCAGGTCGGCGACGCCCGCGTCATCTGCGGCCTCTCCGGCGGCGTCGACTCCGCGGTCGCCGCGGCGATCGTGCACCGCGCGGTCGGCGACCAGCTCACCTGCGTCTTCGTCGACCACGGCCTCCTCCGCCAGGACGAGCGCCGCCAGGTCGAGGAGGACTACGTGGCCGCCACGGGCGTCCGCCTCGTCACGGTCGACGCGGCCGACCAGTTCCTCGACGGACTCGCGGGCGTCACGGATCCGGAGGCGAAGCGCAAGATCATCGGCCGCGAGTTCATCCGGTCCTTCGAGGGGGCCGCGGAGGCGCTCGTGCTCGAGGCCAAGGCCGACGGCGAGCCGATCCGCTTCCTCGTGCAGGGCACGCTCTACCCGGACGTGGTCGAGTCGGGCGGCGGCACGGGCACTGCGAACATCAAGAGCCACCACAACGTCGGCGGCCTCCCCGAGGACCTGAAGTTCGAGCTCGTCGAGCCGCTCCGCACCCTCTTCAAGGACGAGGTGCGCGCCATCGGCCGCGAGCTCGGCCTCCCCGAGGTCATCGTGGGGCGCCAGCCGTTCCCCGGCCCCGGCCTCGGGATCCGCATCGTCGGCGAGGTCACGGGCGAGCGCCTCGAGCTGCTCCGCAAGGCGGACGCCATCGCGCGCGCCGAGCTCACCGCCGCGGGCCTCGACGGGGAGATCTGGCAGTGCCCCGTCGTGCTCCTCGCGGACGTCCGCTCGGTCGGCGTGCAGGGCGACGGCCGCACCTACGGCCACCCCATCGTGCTGCGCCCCGTCTCCAGCGAGGACGCGATGACCGCCGACTGGACGCGACTCCCGTACGACGTGCTGGCGCGCATCTCGAACCGCATCACGAACGAGGTCGACGGCGTGAACCGCGTCGTGCTCGACGTCACCTCGAAGCCGCCGGGCACCATCGAGTGGGAGTGA